A window from Methylococcus mesophilus encodes these proteins:
- a CDS encoding sterol desaturase family protein, which produces MILSNLTSHLKLPGIDRLGLEVAVQDVLSAVILLTFACLMAFEVRRGVRGKPVVRRSYRTNLCLFLFNDLLMSALSVSSLLVLAERHAGGGLLAGVSNPWLRGALALILLDLVLYLWHWASHRLPWLWLFHKVHHSDRSMNVTTGFRLHFAEVLLTVLVKAGFIVVTGVHAAQLLLSEALITLAVLFHHADISLRGERILGRLCVVPSLHRVHHSTLRGEHDRNYGALFSIWDRLFGTLLEARPAQIGLREVEALGFAETLRFGFTYAYGPAPRPLRLRSGRALEPMIAEAAYFRAEKRGFVPGFEMFDWLAAEREIEERMNGGRGNAGSGRRAS; this is translated from the coding sequence ATGATCCTGAGCAATCTGACATCGCATCTGAAACTTCCCGGCATCGACCGTTTGGGGCTCGAAGTCGCGGTCCAGGACGTGCTGTCGGCGGTGATCCTGCTGACGTTCGCTTGCTTGATGGCGTTCGAGGTCCGCCGGGGCGTGCGTGGCAAACCCGTGGTGCGAAGGTCGTACCGCACGAACCTATGCCTGTTTCTGTTCAACGACCTGCTGATGTCCGCGTTGTCCGTGTCCTCTCTGCTGGTTTTGGCGGAGCGCCACGCCGGCGGTGGACTCCTGGCCGGTGTGAGCAATCCCTGGCTACGCGGGGCGCTGGCCCTGATTCTGCTAGATTTGGTGTTGTACCTGTGGCACTGGGCGAGCCATCGGCTGCCTTGGCTGTGGTTGTTTCACAAGGTGCACCATAGCGACCGTTCGATGAACGTGACGACCGGTTTCCGGCTGCATTTCGCCGAGGTGCTGTTGACGGTGCTGGTCAAAGCAGGCTTCATCGTGGTCACAGGTGTGCACGCCGCTCAGTTATTGCTCAGCGAGGCGCTGATCACTCTGGCTGTGCTGTTCCATCATGCCGATATTTCGCTCCGGGGCGAGCGCATATTGGGCCGTCTTTGCGTCGTGCCGAGCCTGCACCGTGTGCATCACTCGACGCTGCGCGGTGAGCACGATCGCAATTACGGTGCGCTGTTTTCCATCTGGGACCGGCTTTTCGGCACACTGCTGGAAGCCCGGCCGGCACAGATCGGACTGCGCGAGGTGGAGGCCCTGGGTTTTGCTGAAACCTTGAGATTCGGCTTCACCTATGCCTACGGGCCGGCGCCACGTCCCCTTCGGCTTCGCTCAGGGCGGGCATTGGAGCCGATGATTGCCGAAGCCGCCTATTTCCGGGCCGAAAAGCGGGGGTTCGTTCCGGGGTTCGAAATGTTCGACTGGCTGGCCGCAGAGCGCGAAATCGAGGAACGGATGAACGGTGGCCGTGGCAACGCTGGTAGCGGCCGGCGGGCTTCGTAA
- the bstB gene encoding sterol transporter periplasmic substrate-binding protein BstB, with amino-acid sequence MTHKISRTFLLAALLAPLVPALAGDPAPVVVCYPGGPVNEHDADQAMDAMLRVVERVGQWPEKSFSSVFTAKAADCGKLMAEKKPAFAITSLGLYLDMRGQFDLVPVVQPRIDGRTSERYRVVAQKGRFHGMDEIKGRTLGGTVLDEPAFIGKIVFAGKYDPEKEFALQPSRQAIRALRSLDKGELDAVILNEQQFAGLSALQLANPVETVFTSTEIPLMGVVANTRLATADDRARFARALETMCADPDGKKLCDLFGIQSFVAVDPAVFDPMAKLWLARN; translated from the coding sequence ATGACACACAAGATTTCGCGCACTTTCCTCCTGGCGGCCCTGCTGGCTCCCCTCGTACCGGCACTGGCTGGCGACCCCGCCCCGGTGGTGGTGTGCTACCCGGGAGGACCTGTGAACGAGCACGACGCCGATCAGGCGATGGATGCGATGCTCCGGGTGGTGGAGCGGGTAGGACAATGGCCTGAGAAAAGTTTCAGCAGCGTGTTTACCGCGAAGGCGGCGGATTGCGGAAAACTCATGGCGGAAAAGAAGCCCGCTTTCGCGATCACCTCGCTCGGGCTCTACTTGGACATGCGCGGCCAATTCGATCTGGTGCCGGTGGTTCAGCCCCGGATCGACGGGCGCACCAGCGAGCGTTACCGGGTGGTGGCGCAGAAGGGCAGATTCCACGGCATGGACGAGATCAAGGGCAGAACGCTGGGCGGCACCGTGCTGGACGAACCGGCCTTCATCGGCAAAATCGTGTTTGCGGGGAAATATGATCCGGAAAAGGAATTCGCACTCCAGCCTTCGCGCCAGGCGATCCGCGCCCTGCGCTCGCTGGACAAGGGCGAGTTGGATGCGGTGATACTCAACGAGCAGCAATTCGCGGGCTTGAGCGCGCTGCAACTGGCGAACCCGGTCGAGACGGTCTTCACTTCCACGGAGATTCCGCTGATGGGCGTGGTGGCCAATACCAGGCTCGCCACTGCTGACGACCGGGCGCGGTTCGCCAGGGCGCTGGAAACGATGTGCGCCGATCCCGATGGCAAGAAACTGTGCGATCTGTTCGGCATCCAGTCTTTCGTAGCGGTGGATCCTGCCGTGTTCGATCCCATGGCCAAGCTCTGGCTGGCCCGGAACTGA
- a CDS encoding DEAD/DEAH box helicase, whose product MSSDLNSAGPAFADLGLAQPLLRAVSEAGYVNPTPIQAQAIPLLLAGGDLLAAAQTGTGKTAGFTLPILHRLLEKQAPRRPRRPRCLILTPTRELAAQVQESVETYGKHVPLKSTVMFGGVGLNPQIRALEHGVDILVATPGRLLDHCGQKTVDLSGVEIFVLDEADRMLDMGFIRDIRRILGLLPKQRQNMLFSATFSDEIRALADGLLNNPGYVEVARRNAASDLVDQTVHLVAQEHKRDLLSHLIRQHDWRQVLVFTRTKHGANRLAEKLADEGIPAAAIHGNKSQSARTKALADFKDGRVPVLVATDIAARGLDIDQLPHVVNFELPNVPEDYVHRIGRTGRAGNAGSAVSLVAKEELKLLNGIERLIKRPIQRGTVEGFSPPPRAPFDRSEDRPRRPQDLRDAGGRQSPAGQPKARAGLGARNAAPHSPKPQQRQGGGRLRSQGGGKRG is encoded by the coding sequence ATGTCATCAGATTTGAATTCTGCCGGCCCGGCGTTTGCCGATCTTGGGCTGGCTCAGCCCCTATTGCGTGCCGTTTCCGAAGCCGGCTACGTCAATCCCACTCCGATTCAGGCACAGGCGATCCCGCTTCTGCTCGCCGGCGGCGATCTGCTGGCCGCGGCCCAGACCGGAACCGGCAAGACCGCCGGCTTCACCTTGCCGATTCTGCACCGGCTGCTGGAGAAACAGGCTCCGCGCCGGCCAAGGCGCCCGCGCTGCCTCATCCTCACGCCGACCCGCGAACTGGCGGCGCAGGTTCAGGAATCGGTCGAAACCTACGGCAAACACGTTCCTCTGAAATCCACGGTCATGTTCGGCGGGGTGGGACTCAATCCGCAGATTCGTGCCTTGGAACATGGGGTCGACATCCTCGTTGCCACACCGGGCCGGCTGCTCGATCACTGTGGGCAGAAAACCGTCGATCTGTCCGGTGTGGAAATCTTCGTGCTCGACGAGGCGGACCGCATGCTGGACATGGGGTTCATTCGCGACATCCGCCGAATTCTGGGACTGCTGCCGAAGCAGAGGCAGAACATGCTGTTTTCGGCCACGTTCTCGGACGAAATCCGGGCGCTCGCCGACGGTCTGCTGAACAATCCCGGCTACGTCGAAGTGGCGCGCCGCAACGCCGCTTCCGATCTGGTGGACCAGACCGTCCACTTGGTCGCCCAGGAACATAAGCGCGATCTGCTCAGCCACTTGATCCGCCAGCACGACTGGCGCCAGGTGCTGGTATTCACCCGTACCAAGCACGGCGCGAACCGGCTGGCGGAGAAGCTGGCCGATGAAGGCATCCCGGCAGCCGCGATCCACGGCAACAAGAGCCAGTCGGCGCGTACCAAGGCGCTGGCGGATTTCAAGGACGGCAGGGTGCCGGTCCTGGTAGCCACGGACATCGCGGCACGCGGTCTGGATATCGACCAGCTGCCGCACGTGGTGAATTTCGAGTTGCCGAACGTGCCGGAGGACTATGTCCATCGGATCGGCCGCACCGGGCGGGCCGGCAACGCCGGCTCCGCCGTATCGCTGGTGGCGAAGGAAGAGCTGAAGCTGCTGAACGGCATCGAACGTTTGATCAAACGCCCGATCCAGCGGGGCACGGTGGAAGGCTTCAGTCCGCCCCCCCGTGCACCGTTCGATCGCAGTGAGGACCGGCCGCGGCGTCCGCAGGACTTGCGCGACGCCGGCGGAAGGCAGTCTCCCGCGGGGCAGCCCAAGGCGCGGGCGGGCCTGGGGGCCCGCAACGCAGCCCCGCACTCGCCGAAGCCGCAACAGCGGCAGGGAGGCGGCCGGCTGCGCAGCCAGGGCGGCGGCAAGCGCGGTTGA
- a CDS encoding L,D-transpeptidase, whose amino-acid sequence MNDISTARVFRTSTGRVLVGVLAIAATALLAAELRTRLSPFGMLTYPANGASMADPRQSVTVEPLGVGTRIATVELREDGGALVAAAEGLDRFELDRPLAFGKHYTLTATVERSWFDQRQTEVLEFTTVGIPTLEGPADRSLAPDASVTLRFDQPVGKLEPVGELSLTVQPDETRSTFKLSAADYAQGSTYPTQIRWETATGVPLPPFELRISTPPPVSAEVNLRGADNLGTAMPLQITFSEPLAERENAGREVRIQTRDGKEVNGRWGWIGKTRLQFTPLNGWPPTSVIQVNAEHGAFRSPLGGYLEPPLDLSFSTGTDRKIFVYLDTQTMTAVENGQTVRAFKVSTGKPKTPTVTGSFYIYARFPTKTMKSRAKKGEKGHYIVENVPYAQYFHSDYAFHGAWWHNGFGHPASHGCVNMSTQKHNVRWPKAPEDAGWLYHWASLGVPVTVMHSPPPPASTRIALDEAQRDQPGLKSSPSP is encoded by the coding sequence GTGAACGACATTTCAACCGCACGCGTATTCCGGACGTCGACCGGCCGAGTGCTGGTCGGCGTACTAGCGATCGCAGCAACCGCTCTGCTCGCCGCGGAACTGCGCACCCGCCTCTCCCCCTTCGGCATGTTGACCTATCCGGCGAACGGCGCCTCCATGGCCGATCCACGCCAGTCCGTCACTGTGGAACCGCTCGGCGTGGGCACCCGGATCGCGACCGTGGAACTGCGGGAAGACGGAGGGGCGTTGGTGGCCGCTGCCGAAGGGCTGGACCGTTTCGAGCTCGACAGGCCCTTGGCTTTCGGTAAGCACTACACCTTGACCGCGACGGTGGAGCGCTCCTGGTTCGACCAGCGGCAGACCGAAGTGCTGGAATTTACGACCGTGGGCATCCCCACGCTGGAAGGGCCGGCGGATCGCAGTCTGGCTCCGGACGCGTCGGTGACGCTCCGGTTTGATCAGCCGGTGGGTAAACTCGAGCCCGTCGGCGAACTGAGCCTGACCGTTCAACCGGACGAAACCCGCAGCACCTTCAAGCTTTCGGCCGCCGACTACGCACAGGGGAGCACCTATCCGACCCAGATTCGCTGGGAAACCGCCACGGGCGTGCCGCTGCCGCCGTTCGAACTGCGCATCTCGACCCCGCCGCCCGTGTCGGCGGAAGTCAACCTGCGCGGCGCGGACAATCTCGGCACGGCGATGCCTTTACAGATTACATTCAGCGAGCCTTTAGCCGAACGGGAAAATGCCGGCAGGGAGGTCCGGATCCAGACTCGGGACGGAAAGGAAGTCAACGGGAGATGGGGTTGGATCGGTAAAACCCGGCTGCAATTCACCCCGCTCAACGGCTGGCCACCCACCAGCGTGATACAGGTCAACGCGGAACACGGCGCTTTCCGCAGCCCCCTGGGAGGCTACCTCGAGCCGCCGCTGGATTTGAGCTTCTCGACCGGGACCGACCGGAAAATCTTCGTCTATCTCGATACCCAGACGATGACGGCGGTGGAGAACGGCCAGACCGTGCGAGCCTTCAAGGTCAGCACCGGCAAACCGAAGACGCCGACGGTCACCGGCTCGTTCTACATCTACGCCCGCTTCCCCACGAAGACCATGAAAAGCAGGGCAAAAAAAGGGGAAAAGGGCCACTACATCGTGGAGAACGTCCCCTACGCGCAGTATTTCCATTCCGACTACGCATTCCACGGCGCCTGGTGGCACAACGGCTTCGGCCACCCCGCCAGCCATGGCTGCGTCAACATGTCGACCCAGAAGCACAACGTGCGCTGGCCCAAGGCGCCAGAGGATGCCGGCTGGCTCTATCATTGGGCCTCGCTCGGCGTGCCGGTAACGGTCATGCACTCGCCTCCGCCACCGGCCTCCACGCGCATCGCGCTGGACGAAGCCCAGCGCGACCAGCCCGGACTTAAATCATCCCCCTCTCCCTGA
- the bstC gene encoding sterol transporter outer membrane protein BstC, which translates to MRLLAACILQVVLAGCGGLHREGVPAGQPAGCPRQTAAALSASQEALGPSSETPELECALDFLRGSDDPALRRSSLGSRLCLHLAERDSDPAERERFAWEGVKLAETALAQGGKDDGAVHYYLAANLGLAVRDDMTVAMANLHRLEAEFKAAVKLSPDFDDGGPLRLLGMLYLKAPAWPAGIGDGDKALDLLGQAVEKHPGHPLNHLFYAQALWEVNGESEGRRVKEEMAAGWKLLESGNWGYNKKPWKQEFADLREEIGEPAH; encoded by the coding sequence GTGCGTCTGCTCGCGGCCTGCATTCTGCAGGTGGTCCTGGCCGGTTGCGGAGGGCTCCATCGGGAAGGTGTTCCTGCAGGCCAGCCTGCGGGTTGCCCTCGGCAGACGGCCGCCGCCTTGAGCGCCAGCCAGGAAGCGCTCGGCCCCTCCAGCGAAACGCCGGAATTGGAGTGCGCCCTGGATTTCCTGCGCGGTTCGGACGACCCCGCTCTGCGCCGCAGTTCCCTGGGTAGCCGGCTTTGCCTGCACCTCGCCGAACGCGATTCCGATCCGGCGGAGCGCGAGCGCTTTGCCTGGGAGGGCGTGAAGCTCGCCGAAACCGCGCTGGCGCAAGGCGGAAAAGATGACGGCGCCGTCCATTATTATCTGGCCGCAAACCTGGGACTTGCCGTTCGGGACGACATGACGGTGGCGATGGCCAACCTGCATCGGCTGGAAGCCGAGTTCAAGGCCGCGGTGAAGTTGAGCCCCGATTTCGATGACGGCGGCCCCTTGCGGCTCTTGGGCATGCTGTACCTCAAGGCTCCGGCTTGGCCGGCGGGGATCGGCGACGGCGACAAGGCGCTGGACCTGCTCGGACAAGCGGTGGAAAAGCATCCCGGGCACCCCCTCAACCATCTGTTCTACGCCCAGGCCCTGTGGGAAGTGAACGGCGAGAGCGAAGGCCGGCGCGTCAAGGAAGAGATGGCTGCCGGCTGGAAATTGCTGGAGTCCGGCAACTGGGGATACAACAAGAAGCCCTGGAAACAGGAGTTCGCCGATCTGCGCGAGGAGATCGGGGAGCCTGCCCATTAG
- the bstA gene encoding sterol transporter cytoplasmic membrane protein BstA — MNIPQLAANVAERFARRPWRVLVVAIALSVLSLWATSQLPVYTSRQALLPHDNAVAQRFDAFLKKFGAASDLIVVLEGAPPDDLKTFADELATALAAEPEIAQATARVDLRFVLEHAYLSVADDRLEALASMLERFGAGAIPGDVPQVDAALDRLRDRLEEAPAAPDARIDMPAAEAGLKLLGSLLDEWHRWLTAGEVPGALDWKRLLAGQGGSEVANDGYFVSRDGRMYFLFVHPASASEDFTTTGPFIEKVRAVAAVQTAKARAAGRATPKVGLTGLPAIEYEEHVSIRHDIALVVGSSAGLIVLLILAVVRSWRWALVIFVPMGLGVLWSLGLALVTVGHLTLITASFIAILFGLGADYGIFTSARIAEERRRGKPLIEAIGAGIGTSFKAVFTAGGASVVIFGALATVDFPGFSELGLVAAKGVLLILVSTWMVQPALYVLLPPKLKPMPAAASAGEVEPGRLPFRGSVAALLVVGSLAAAAFGIGRGYELPFDYDVLSLLPKDSEAAYYQNRMVAESDYQAEVVIFTARDVDEARRIAADAAKLGSVAKVQSLTDLFPTDAEARALTARRIGGLVADGGYAARLAGFAGLGLPDGTFGRVRTLLEKGGDFIDQSQELAFSAGHSGLVAALEDVRGRLDEVRSGIDADPVQARERSGRFFRALLAAAERGAALLADWGQARPITPDQLPQALRDRFFAADGTVAVYAFPAKTVYDPANLDRLMQEIYGVSPEATGFPATHQVFSKSVVESFTHGTRAAVAVCLLWLALVLRNWRGFALASMPLLIGGGWMLGLMALGGIRYNYANIIALPLVIALAVDYGVWFSQRWFELKDRSLSQINRVAGRVIGLAAGTELAGLGAITLANYRGVSTLGINITIGLLCCLSATLWVAPAIGQLLDSRRKP; from the coding sequence GTGAACATTCCCCAACTGGCCGCCAACGTGGCCGAACGCTTCGCCCGCAGGCCATGGCGGGTCCTGGTTGTCGCCATTGCACTCTCGGTCCTGTCTCTCTGGGCGACTTCCCAGCTGCCGGTCTATACCTCCCGCCAGGCTCTACTGCCGCACGACAACGCCGTTGCGCAGCGTTTCGACGCTTTCCTGAAGAAGTTCGGAGCCGCTTCTGACCTGATCGTCGTTCTGGAAGGGGCGCCTCCGGACGACCTGAAGACATTTGCCGACGAACTGGCGACCGCTCTCGCTGCCGAGCCCGAAATTGCCCAGGCGACGGCACGGGTCGACCTGCGTTTTGTGCTGGAGCATGCCTATCTGTCGGTGGCCGACGACCGCCTCGAGGCGCTGGCCAGCATGCTGGAACGATTCGGGGCGGGCGCCATCCCCGGCGATGTCCCGCAGGTCGACGCCGCGCTGGACCGTCTTCGGGACCGGCTCGAAGAGGCGCCCGCCGCGCCCGATGCGCGCATCGACATGCCCGCGGCCGAGGCGGGGTTGAAACTGCTGGGGTCGCTGCTCGACGAGTGGCACCGCTGGCTCACCGCGGGCGAGGTGCCGGGGGCGCTCGACTGGAAGCGGCTGCTGGCCGGCCAGGGCGGGAGCGAGGTCGCCAACGATGGCTATTTCGTCTCCCGCGATGGCCGGATGTACTTCCTGTTCGTGCATCCAGCGAGCGCTTCGGAGGATTTCACCACCACCGGGCCGTTCATCGAAAAGGTGAGAGCCGTGGCGGCAGTCCAGACGGCCAAGGCACGCGCGGCCGGCCGCGCCACGCCGAAGGTGGGGCTGACCGGGCTGCCGGCCATCGAGTACGAAGAGCACGTCAGCATCCGTCACGACATAGCGCTGGTCGTCGGCTCCTCCGCCGGGCTGATCGTCCTCCTGATCCTGGCGGTGGTCCGGAGCTGGCGCTGGGCGCTGGTGATCTTCGTTCCCATGGGGCTCGGCGTGCTGTGGAGCCTGGGGCTGGCGCTGGTCACCGTCGGCCATCTCACCCTCATCACCGCCAGCTTCATCGCTATCCTATTCGGCCTGGGGGCGGATTACGGTATCTTCACTTCGGCCCGCATTGCGGAGGAGCGGCGCCGCGGCAAACCGCTGATCGAGGCGATCGGCGCGGGGATCGGCACTTCCTTCAAAGCGGTGTTCACCGCCGGCGGGGCCTCTGTGGTGATATTCGGCGCGTTGGCCACGGTGGATTTTCCCGGCTTTTCCGAGCTTGGGCTGGTGGCGGCCAAGGGCGTATTGCTGATCCTGGTCAGTACCTGGATGGTCCAGCCGGCGCTGTACGTCTTGCTGCCGCCGAAGCTCAAGCCAATGCCTGCCGCTGCTTCGGCCGGGGAGGTCGAGCCGGGCCGCCTGCCTTTCCGGGGAAGCGTCGCCGCGCTCCTGGTCGTGGGGTCGTTGGCTGCGGCGGCATTCGGTATCGGACGCGGCTACGAACTTCCCTTCGACTACGACGTGCTTTCGCTGTTGCCGAAAGATTCCGAAGCGGCCTACTACCAGAACCGCATGGTCGCGGAAAGCGACTACCAAGCGGAAGTGGTCATCTTTACCGCGCGTGACGTCGACGAGGCCCGGCGCATTGCGGCCGATGCGGCCAAGCTGGGTAGTGTGGCCAAGGTGCAGTCGCTCACGGACTTGTTTCCGACGGACGCCGAGGCGCGCGCCCTGACGGCCCGGCGCATCGGTGGGCTTGTCGCCGACGGTGGCTATGCGGCCAGGTTGGCCGGTTTCGCCGGCCTAGGCCTGCCGGATGGCACTTTCGGACGTGTGCGGACGCTTCTGGAAAAGGGGGGCGATTTCATCGACCAGTCGCAGGAACTGGCATTTTCGGCCGGGCACTCCGGCCTGGTAGCGGCTTTGGAAGACGTGCGGGGGCGACTGGATGAGGTCCGGTCTGGCATCGATGCTGATCCCGTCCAGGCGCGGGAGCGCAGCGGGCGGTTCTTCCGGGCGCTGCTGGCGGCGGCGGAGCGCGGCGCGGCGCTCCTGGCGGACTGGGGGCAGGCGCGGCCCATTACCCCAGACCAGCTTCCGCAGGCCCTGCGGGACCGGTTTTTCGCCGCCGACGGGACGGTCGCTGTGTACGCTTTTCCCGCAAAAACTGTGTATGATCCCGCCAACCTCGACAGGCTGATGCAGGAGATTTATGGCGTATCGCCCGAAGCGACAGGATTCCCGGCTACCCATCAGGTATTCTCCAAGTCCGTGGTGGAAAGCTTCACCCATGGAACCCGGGCGGCGGTGGCCGTCTGCCTGCTGTGGCTGGCGCTGGTGCTGCGCAACTGGCGCGGCTTCGCACTGGCTTCCATGCCCTTGCTGATCGGCGGCGGCTGGATGCTGGGGCTGATGGCCCTCGGCGGCATCCGCTATAACTATGCCAACATCATCGCGCTGCCGTTGGTCATCGCCCTGGCAGTGGATTACGGCGTGTGGTTCTCCCAGCGGTGGTTCGAGCTTAAGGACCGTTCGCTGAGTCAGATCAACCGAGTGGCCGGGCGCGTGATCGGGCTCGCCGCCGGGACCGAGCTGGCCGGACTCGGGGCGATCACCCTGGCGAACTACCGCGGGGTGTCCACCCTGGGCATCAACATCACCATCGGCCTCCTCTGCTGTCTGTCCGCGACCCTGTGGGTAGCGCCGGCGATCGGACAGCTTCTCGATTCAAGAAGGAAACCATGA
- a CDS encoding SDR family oxidoreductase, with protein sequence MTTLVTGATGHLGANLVRALLARGEKVRAFIRRQSGVAALDGLAVERAYGDLRDRRSIRDALEGVERLYHTAAFVSIRDGDRQELFDVNVVGTRMLMQEARRAGVRRVVHTSSFGAVGINPQGASNEHWTVSPFELGTDYERTKAVSEHDVILEAVRGLDVTIVNPAAIVGPWDFRPSLVGRTILDFAHGRMKAFVPGAFDFVPMRDVVAAELLAMDKGVRGERYLVTGEHRSIGEILQWLEELTGRRRPKLAVPPRLMQGIALLKDPLERRFFPRKAPRFNYHSIRLLNSGKRGDSSRSRRELGLIPTSTREAFADAVAWFRERGMI encoded by the coding sequence ATGACCACGCTGGTCACCGGCGCCACCGGCCATCTCGGCGCCAATCTGGTTCGGGCGCTGCTGGCCCGGGGCGAGAAGGTGCGCGCCTTCATCCGCCGACAAAGTGGCGTAGCGGCGTTGGACGGCTTGGCGGTCGAACGGGCTTACGGCGATCTGCGCGACCGCCGCTCGATCCGGGATGCGCTGGAAGGCGTGGAGCGGTTGTACCACACCGCGGCCTTCGTCAGTATCCGCGACGGCGACCGCCAGGAGCTGTTCGACGTCAACGTGGTCGGCACCCGCATGCTGATGCAGGAGGCGCGGCGGGCCGGCGTGCGTCGGGTGGTGCATACCAGCTCCTTCGGCGCGGTCGGCATCAACCCCCAAGGCGCATCGAACGAACACTGGACAGTCAGCCCATTCGAACTGGGCACCGACTACGAACGGACCAAGGCCGTGTCGGAACACGACGTGATCCTCGAAGCCGTGCGCGGCCTCGACGTGACCATCGTCAACCCGGCCGCGATCGTCGGTCCCTGGGATTTCCGGCCCAGCCTGGTCGGCCGTACCATCCTCGACTTCGCCCATGGCCGGATGAAGGCGTTCGTTCCCGGCGCCTTCGACTTCGTCCCGATGCGCGATGTGGTGGCCGCGGAGTTGCTGGCCATGGATAAGGGGGTCCGGGGCGAGCGCTATCTCGTCACCGGCGAACACCGCAGCATCGGCGAGATCCTGCAATGGCTGGAGGAGCTGACGGGGCGTCGGCGCCCGAAGCTGGCCGTGCCGCCGCGCCTCATGCAGGGGATCGCGCTGCTGAAGGATCCGCTGGAGCGCCGTTTTTTTCCTCGCAAGGCACCGCGCTTCAATTACCACTCCATCCGGTTACTCAACTCGGGCAAGCGCGGCGACTCCTCGCGCAGCCGGCGTGAACTGGGCCTGATCCCGACTTCCACCCGCGAAGCTTTCGCAGATGCGGTGGCGTGGTTCAGGGAGAGGGGGATGATTTAA
- a CDS encoding aromatic ring-hydroxylating dioxygenase subunit alpha, whose amino-acid sequence MSRSTENQDLPELPRRRQVRTAGLSGNYWYVVEIDGRLKPRQVKRVRFWGQDIALFRDAAGELHAVEDRCPHRQLALSQGFVEDGNLVCTYHGWKFDGCGRCTEIHHELGKGRSKLPKIRVRTYPVKAQWGLVWLFPGDPALADGTPLPTIPQLEGERPWPFFPIDVTIKSHFSMIVENVCDFNHEYLHRHKRPFLQPTLREWRQDADSVRVYYDTRFDGSPVAKLFMEGGARDLNEIEIWYQYPYQGSDIGGKYIHWLFMLPEDERTTRCFFVFLFGPIHIPILNWKMPEFLRKPILWFTNKWYIEPLLGEDKWALELEQDGFERHPDAPQIELNPAISSFQKLSLEKWKAYQQSMEGAGPKPAADPA is encoded by the coding sequence ATGAGCCGATCGACCGAAAATCAGGACCTCCCCGAACTGCCCCGCCGCCGCCAGGTCCGCACCGCCGGATTGAGCGGCAATTACTGGTATGTGGTCGAGATCGACGGCAGGCTCAAGCCCCGACAAGTCAAGCGGGTGCGTTTCTGGGGACAGGACATCGCATTGTTCCGCGACGCTGCTGGCGAACTGCATGCCGTGGAAGACCGCTGCCCGCATCGGCAACTTGCGCTGTCCCAAGGCTTCGTCGAGGACGGAAACCTGGTCTGCACCTATCACGGCTGGAAGTTCGATGGCTGTGGCAGATGCACCGAAATCCACCATGAGCTCGGGAAAGGACGCAGCAAGCTGCCCAAGATCCGCGTCAGGACCTACCCCGTCAAGGCGCAGTGGGGGCTCGTCTGGCTGTTCCCGGGCGATCCCGCCCTGGCCGACGGCACCCCGTTGCCGACGATTCCGCAGCTCGAAGGGGAGCGGCCCTGGCCATTTTTCCCGATCGACGTGACGATCAAGTCGCACTTTTCGATGATCGTGGAGAACGTCTGCGACTTCAATCACGAATACCTGCACCGGCACAAGCGCCCCTTCCTGCAGCCGACCCTGCGGGAGTGGAGGCAGGACGCCGACAGCGTTCGGGTCTACTACGACACTCGCTTCGACGGCAGTCCCGTCGCCAAGCTCTTCATGGAAGGCGGGGCGCGTGATCTCAACGAGATCGAGATCTGGTACCAGTACCCTTATCAGGGTTCCGACATCGGCGGCAAGTACATTCATTGGCTGTTCATGCTGCCGGAAGACGAGCGCACCACCCGCTGTTTCTTCGTCTTCCTGTTCGGCCCGATCCATATCCCCATCCTGAATTGGAAAATGCCCGAATTCCTGCGCAAGCCCATCCTCTGGTTCACCAACAAGTGGTACATCGAGCCCCTGTTGGGCGAGGACAAATGGGCGCTGGAATTGGAGCAGGACGGTTTCGAGCGCCATCCCGATGCGCCGCAGATCGAGCTCAATCCGGCCATCAGCTCGTTCCAGAAGCTGTCGCTGGAGAAATGGAAGGCTTACCAGCAGTCCATGGAGGGAGCCGGGCCAAAGCCGGCGGCAGACCCGGCATGA